One Bacillus sp. (in: firmicutes) DNA segment encodes these proteins:
- a CDS encoding MFS transporter, giving the protein MKEGNASSTNRGALLLLSMNLFIIMVGIGLVIPILPYYVEKFGANAQVLGALVAVYSFMQFIFAPIWGKWSDRIGRKPLITIGLFGFAIAEFLFAFALDVWMLFISRIVAGLFGSALMPTAMAYVSDVTSEEKRGQGMGVLGAAMGLGFVIGPGVGGFLAEWDLSVPFIVAGIAGGIAGVVSFFVLPESYPKEKRSGGDCHHSMRQGQLTLIRQALKSSVGLLFILVFFMSFGLANFQSIFGYYTYTRYGFGPKDVGLVILVIGLIGTVIQGVGVGKLTQRFGEEKVVKGSFLLSAFGFLLMIMAIDFFTVLVTTSIFYVGNAFLRPSLNAYISKKAGQQQGFVMGLNNSFMSLGNVIGPLLAGTLFEWNIHIPYVFGALIMLVGFGSLLLWRKKEANIISTHS; this is encoded by the coding sequence ATGAAAGAAGGAAATGCATCATCAACGAATCGAGGGGCCTTGCTTTTATTAAGTATGAATTTGTTTATCATCATGGTCGGAATTGGGCTTGTGATTCCTATCCTACCGTATTATGTTGAAAAATTTGGGGCTAATGCCCAAGTGCTCGGTGCCCTCGTCGCTGTTTATTCGTTTATGCAATTTATCTTTGCACCTATTTGGGGGAAATGGTCGGACCGAATTGGTCGAAAGCCATTAATTACGATTGGCTTATTCGGATTTGCGATCGCTGAATTTTTGTTTGCCTTTGCATTGGATGTTTGGATGCTATTTATTTCAAGAATTGTTGCCGGTTTATTTGGTTCCGCTCTTATGCCAACGGCCATGGCGTACGTTTCCGATGTGACGAGCGAGGAAAAAAGAGGACAAGGAATGGGGGTATTAGGAGCTGCTATGGGACTCGGATTTGTTATCGGGCCCGGGGTAGGGGGATTTTTAGCTGAATGGGATTTATCCGTACCGTTTATCGTTGCCGGTATTGCAGGAGGTATTGCAGGCGTTGTTTCCTTCTTCGTGCTACCAGAGTCGTATCCGAAAGAAAAGCGTTCGGGAGGAGATTGTCACCATTCTATGCGTCAAGGACAATTGACGTTGATTCGACAAGCACTTAAAAGCTCTGTTGGACTTCTGTTCATTCTCGTCTTTTTCATGAGTTTTGGGTTAGCAAACTTCCAATCCATTTTTGGCTATTATACGTATACACGTTATGGTTTTGGACCGAAAGATGTAGGATTGGTTATTCTTGTGATTGGTTTGATTGGAACAGTCATTCAAGGAGTAGGCGTCGGAAAATTAACACAACGTTTCGGAGAAGAAAAAGTTGTTAAAGGTTCTTTCCTTTTAAGTGCGTTTGGCTTTTTACTAATGATTATGGCGATTGACTTTTTCACCGTGTTAGTAACAACGTCCATTTTTTATGTAGGAAACGCCTTTTTACGCCCATCATTAAATGCCTATATTTCGAAAAAAGCAGGTCAACAACAAGGATTTGTAATGGGACTAAACAACTCGTTTATGAGCTTAGGAAATGTGATTGGCCCACTTTTAGCGGGAACGCTATTTGAATGGAATATCCATATTCCTTATGTATTTGGAGCATTGATTATGCTTGTCGGTTTTGGATCCCTGTTGCTGTGGCGAAAAAAAGAGGCCAACATCATTTCGACTCATTCATAA
- the yhaM gene encoding 3'-5' exoribonuclease YhaM, producing the protein MSKGILHYQAGETVDLFLLIKSATKGIASNGKPFLTLHLQDKSGEMEAKLWDASEEDEKTYQAQQMVKIIGEVQNYRGRLQLKIRHIRPVQPEEGVQISDFLETAPLSKEEMMSKITQYIFDMQNPNIQRITRHLLKKYQASFFEYPAATKNHHEFISGLAYHVVSMLDLAKAIAQLYPTLDKDLLYAGIILHDLGKVVELSGPVSTTYTVEGNLLGHITIMVNEIGKAAEELGIQGEEVIVLQHMVLSHHGKLEWGSPKPPLIKEAEILHYIDNLDAKMNMLDRALERTKPGEFTERIFALDNRSFYKPTFHK; encoded by the coding sequence ATGAGTAAAGGAATTTTACATTACCAAGCGGGGGAAACGGTCGACTTATTTTTATTAATTAAGTCGGCGACAAAAGGAATTGCTAGTAATGGGAAGCCATTTTTAACTTTACATTTACAAGATAAAAGTGGGGAAATGGAAGCAAAGCTATGGGATGCATCGGAAGAAGACGAAAAGACGTATCAAGCCCAACAAATGGTAAAAATAATTGGAGAAGTGCAAAATTATCGTGGTCGTCTCCAGTTAAAAATTCGGCATATTAGGCCCGTTCAACCGGAAGAAGGAGTTCAAATTAGTGATTTTTTAGAAACTGCACCGTTAAGTAAAGAAGAAATGATGTCAAAAATTACACAATATATTTTTGATATGCAAAATCCAAATATTCAGCGGATTACGCGCCATTTATTAAAAAAATATCAAGCGTCATTTTTCGAATACCCGGCTGCTACGAAAAATCATCATGAATTTATTTCAGGGCTTGCTTATCACGTCGTCTCTATGCTTGATTTAGCAAAAGCAATCGCCCAATTATATCCAACATTAGATAAAGATCTGTTGTACGCAGGTATTATTCTTCATGATTTAGGAAAGGTCGTCGAACTTTCAGGACCTGTGTCTACTACTTACACTGTTGAAGGGAATTTACTTGGGCATATCACCATTATGGTCAATGAAATTGGGAAAGCTGCCGAAGAATTAGGTATTCAAGGAGAAGAAGTAATTGTTCTTCAACATATGGTTCTTTCACATCATGGAAAGTTAGAATGGGGTAGTCCCAAACCTCCATTAATCAAAGAAGCGGAAATTTTACATTATATTGATAACTTAGATGCGAAAATGAACATGCTCGACCGAGCTCTTGAACGGACAAAGCCTGGGGAATTTACGGAACGGATTTTTGCACTAGACAATCGTAGTTTTTATAAACCAACGTTTCATAAATAA
- a CDS encoding sporulation YhaL family protein, with the protein MTLPLWMYFVVAGIVVSAFMAIKTAREERKEEMEWIEKEGKIYMDRLSNEKEKRRKLKSEGV; encoded by the coding sequence ATGACATTGCCATTATGGATGTATTTCGTCGTAGCAGGAATTGTAGTAAGTGCGTTTATGGCCATAAAAACGGCACGTGAGGAACGAAAAGAGGAAATGGAATGGATTGAAAAAGAAGGGAAAATTTATATGGACAGGTTATCCAATGAAAAAGAAAAAAGACGAAAATTAAAATCAGAAGGTGTTTAA
- a CDS encoding peptidylprolyl isomerase codes for MKKWLLSMSLAVGVIGLAACNNDAEVVVKTDAGDITKEELYEAMKDKYGDELIQQLVIEKVLSKKYEVTEEELDKKINEIKDQLGANFELALQQYGYDSEEDLRETFKVAILQEKAAMEEIDVTEEELKEYYDNWMPEIKARHILVDNEETAKEVKKKLEEGAKFEDLAAEYSTDPGSAQNGGDLGWFGKGEMVPEFEEAAYSLDVNEVSEPVESSFGWHIIQVTDKKEKKSFEEMKDELEYELKLSKIDGTVVQEAMKRELKAAGLNIEDPDLKDAFDIYLKEDNKQEDNKQEDNKKENDKQKDNKQEE; via the coding sequence ATGAAGAAGTGGTTGCTGTCTATGTCTTTAGCAGTAGGGGTCATCGGCTTAGCTGCATGTAACAATGATGCAGAAGTCGTTGTAAAAACAGATGCTGGAGACATTACTAAAGAAGAATTATACGAAGCGATGAAAGATAAATATGGGGATGAATTGATTCAACAACTCGTGATTGAAAAAGTTCTTTCGAAAAAATACGAAGTAACTGAAGAAGAACTAGATAAAAAAATCAATGAAATTAAAGATCAACTTGGTGCAAATTTTGAATTAGCACTTCAACAATATGGCTACGACAGTGAAGAAGACTTACGAGAAACGTTTAAAGTAGCAATTCTACAAGAGAAAGCTGCGATGGAAGAAATTGATGTTACCGAGGAAGAACTCAAAGAGTACTATGACAACTGGATGCCTGAAATTAAAGCGCGCCACATTTTAGTGGATAATGAAGAAACAGCGAAAGAAGTTAAAAAGAAGTTGGAAGAAGGAGCAAAATTTGAAGACTTAGCGGCTGAATACTCTACTGATCCAGGTTCTGCTCAAAACGGTGGCGACCTCGGTTGGTTCGGTAAGGGAGAAATGGTACCTGAATTTGAAGAAGCTGCCTATAGCTTAGATGTTAATGAAGTTAGTGAGCCAGTAGAGTCTTCGTTTGGCTGGCACATTATTCAAGTGACGGACAAAAAAGAAAAGAAATCGTTTGAAGAAATGAAGGACGAGCTTGAGTATGAGTTAAAGCTCTCCAAAATTGATGGAACAGTTGTTCAAGAAGCGATGAAGCGTGAACTAAAAGCAGCTGGACTTAACATTGAGGATCCAGACTTAAAAGATGCATTTGATATCTATTTAAAAGAAGATAATAAACAAGAAGATAATAAACAAGAAGATAATAAAAAAGAAAATGATAAACAAAAAGATAATAAACAAGAAGAATAA
- a CDS encoding YjcZ family sporulation protein — protein MGTGYHAGFALIVVLFILLIIVGAAWC, from the coding sequence ATGGGTACTGGATATCATGCTGGTTTTGCCTTAATCGTCGTTTTGTTTATTTTGTTAATTATTGTTGGGGCCGCTTGGTGCTAA
- a CDS encoding YjcZ family sporulation protein, whose translation MLSGYGGGFALIVVLFILLIIVGAAWLY comes from the coding sequence ATATTGAGTGGATATGGCGGCGGTTTCGCGTTAATTGTTGTGTTATTCATCTTGCTCATTATCGTTGGAGCAGCTTGGTTGTACTAA
- a CDS encoding YjcZ family sporulation protein, producing the protein MSGAPYAGGIVLIVVLFILLIIIGASWVY; encoded by the coding sequence ATGTCTGGTGCACCATATGCAGGGGGAATTGTGTTGATTGTTGTGCTGTTTATTTTGTTAATCATTATAGGAGCATCATGGGTATATTAA
- a CDS encoding DUF3267 domain-containing protein: protein MHCWKTINLERQFGFHRIFIISLLIMCLVFSFMFVPLHSIHSEPLYDRHFLIFLSVLISIYPVHKLLHYLPIVRYTKKIKCQYRFMYKFIPLLVIRVKEPIPKRRFAFALLFPFLVLTPVFILGSHFFPHYVHYFTMMLAFHTGICVTDFIYIKSIWRSPKEALIEENNEGYEILIQQSPPVS, encoded by the coding sequence ATGCATTGTTGGAAGACCATTAACTTGGAACGTCAATTTGGTTTTCATCGAATCTTTATAATTTCTTTATTGATTATGTGTTTAGTATTTTCTTTTATGTTCGTACCGTTGCATTCTATTCATTCAGAACCGTTATATGACCGGCATTTTCTCATCTTTTTATCCGTTTTAATTAGTATTTATCCGGTTCATAAACTATTACACTATTTACCAATTGTTCGTTACACAAAAAAGATAAAGTGCCAATATCGGTTCATGTATAAATTCATTCCTTTATTGGTGATAAGAGTAAAGGAACCAATTCCGAAAAGACGATTTGCATTCGCCTTGTTATTTCCATTTTTAGTCTTAACACCTGTATTTATTTTAGGTAGCCATTTTTTTCCACATTACGTTCATTATTTTACGATGATGCTGGCGTTTCATACGGGTATTTGTGTAACAGACTTTATTTATATTAAATCCATTTGGCGTTCACCAAAAGAAGCATTAATTGAAGAAAATAATGAAGGGTACGAAATATTAATACAACAATCTCCCCCCGTTTCTTGA
- a CDS encoding DUF1878 family protein, with the protein MNNWLERLEKLEYHQQLLLKMVRPEGYEFDRLVIEKNLSRDEVEQFYKLCEELSKKREEQKAEGFVFHTPLFREFQQRLHPRLSPEEVIDACIKQRLYVELMTDFKRNIRE; encoded by the coding sequence ATGAATAATTGGCTCGAACGGTTAGAAAAATTGGAATACCATCAACAACTTTTATTAAAAATGGTGCGTCCGGAAGGTTATGAATTTGATCGGTTAGTCATTGAAAAAAATTTAAGTCGGGATGAAGTCGAACAATTTTATAAACTTTGCGAAGAATTGAGCAAAAAAAGAGAAGAACAAAAAGCGGAAGGATTTGTATTTCATACCCCGCTTTTTCGTGAATTTCAACAACGACTTCATCCGCGATTGTCTCCAGAAGAAGTAATCGACGCTTGTATTAAACAACGGTTATATGTGGAATTAATGACTGATTTTAAAAGAAATATTCGAGAATAA
- a CDS encoding HTH-type transcriptional regulator Hpr → MENQEFSMKEAMLFSQRIAQLSKALWKAVEKDWQQWIKPFNLNINEHHILWIAYHLKGASISDVAKFGVMHVSTAFNFSKKLEERGLLKFSKKENDKRNTYIELTEQGEEILLKLMENYQPKNFLAFKGALPLKNLYGKFPEILEMMAIIRNIYGEDFMKIFERSFHNIECDFVEEDGKIVKISPDTKEPV, encoded by the coding sequence ATGGAAAATCAAGAGTTTTCTATGAAAGAGGCGATGCTATTCAGTCAACGAATTGCTCAGCTTAGTAAAGCATTATGGAAGGCCGTTGAGAAGGATTGGCAACAGTGGATTAAACCGTTTAACTTAAATATTAACGAGCACCACATATTGTGGATTGCCTACCACTTAAAAGGAGCTTCGATATCCGATGTAGCGAAATTCGGTGTCATGCACGTTTCCACTGCTTTTAACTTCTCTAAAAAACTAGAGGAGCGTGGATTGTTAAAATTCTCCAAAAAAGAAAATGATAAGCGAAATACGTATATTGAATTAACGGAACAAGGAGAAGAAATTTTATTAAAATTAATGGAGAATTACCAACCAAAAAATTTCTTGGCATTTAAAGGAGCACTTCCGTTAAAAAATTTATACGGTAAATTTCCAGAAATTTTAGAAATGATGGCCATTATTCGGAACATATATGGTGAAGATTTTATGAAAATTTTTGAACGATCCTTTCATAATATCGAGTGTGATTTCGTTGAAGAAGATGGAAAAATCGTTAAAATCAGTCCTGATACAAAAGAACCGGTCTAA
- a CDS encoding YtxH domain-containing protein has translation MNMKWLTYGILFGGAVGAITALFSAPSSGEELRKQIREQKDEWCRWLQELNIHLHNLQTSVQHTTKEGKEVLSELITDLKQSFHQWRHEMKPHENLLKQEIAEIHKALTELEQKLNHS, from the coding sequence ATGAACATGAAATGGTTGACATATGGTATTCTTTTTGGTGGTGCGGTTGGAGCTATTACCGCGTTATTTTCAGCTCCTTCATCAGGTGAAGAATTACGCAAACAAATTCGTGAACAAAAAGATGAATGGTGCAGATGGCTTCAAGAACTAAATATACATCTTCACAATCTTCAAACCTCCGTTCAACATACGACGAAAGAAGGAAAAGAAGTCTTATCAGAACTTATCACTGACTTGAAACAATCCTTCCACCAGTGGCGCCATGAAATGAAGCCACACGAAAATCTCTTAAAACAGGAAATTGCAGAAATTCACAAAGCCCTTACTGAGCTTGAACAAAAATTAAATCATTCTTAA
- a CDS encoding tryptophan transporter, which yields MKTKTLVILSLFVGIGAVLHTIVPGIFLGMKPDMMLTMMFLGILMFPKPNHIFLLGIVTGLISGITSTFPGGFLPNVVDKMLTAFIVYSLFVLIRRMVSPYIGALILTAIGTLISGSIFLSTAALIVGLPGPFVGLFVSVVLPAAVVNTLAMMIIFPIVQSIFKRTHIIEQV from the coding sequence ATGAAAACGAAGACACTTGTCATTTTATCCCTATTTGTAGGCATTGGTGCTGTATTGCACACCATTGTTCCGGGAATTTTTTTAGGAATGAAACCGGACATGATGCTTACGATGATGTTTTTAGGAATTTTGATGTTCCCTAAACCGAACCATATTTTCTTACTCGGAATTGTAACAGGGCTAATTTCGGGAATTACGTCCACTTTTCCAGGAGGCTTTCTTCCTAACGTCGTCGATAAAATGTTAACGGCTTTCATCGTATATAGTTTATTTGTCCTTATTCGACGCATGGTAAGTCCATATATCGGAGCCCTCATTTTAACAGCTATTGGTACGTTAATTTCTGGTTCCATCTTTTTATCCACAGCGGCACTGATTGTTGGATTACCTGGACCATTTGTTGGGCTATTTGTTTCTGTTGTTTTACCGGCAGCCGTCGTGAATACATTAGCCATGATGATTATTTTCCCAATTGTTCAATCAATATTCAAAAGAACTCACATAATCGAACAAGTGTAA
- a CDS encoding HIT family protein encodes MQDCIFCKIVQGDIPAAKVYEDDHVLAFLDISQVTKGHTLVIPKVHKQNVYELTPEIAQHLFKVVPKIANAIKETYHPIGMNLLNNNGEEAGQSVFHFHLHLIPRYGKGDGFGAVWKTNNHAYTPDDLQAIASSIANHIGKE; translated from the coding sequence ATGCAAGATTGTATTTTTTGTAAAATCGTACAAGGGGATATCCCAGCGGCGAAAGTGTACGAGGACGACCACGTATTAGCTTTTCTCGACATAAGCCAAGTAACAAAAGGTCATACACTTGTCATTCCAAAAGTACATAAACAAAATGTGTATGAATTAACACCAGAAATTGCCCAACATCTTTTCAAAGTCGTACCAAAAATCGCCAATGCTATTAAAGAAACGTATCATCCTATCGGCATGAACTTATTAAATAATAATGGTGAAGAAGCGGGACAATCCGTCTTCCATTTCCATCTTCATTTAATCCCACGTTATGGTAAAGGGGATGGCTTTGGTGCTGTTTGGAAAACAAATAACCATGCGTATACGCCTGATGACTTACAAGCCATCGCTTCTTCTATTGCTAACCACATAGGTAAAGAATAA
- a CDS encoding ABC transporter ATP-binding protein: MTLLSVQQLTGGYSAKPVLKNISFEVKRGEMVGLIGLNGAGKSTTIKHIIGLMRPHQGLITINGRSLEDQPDEYRQQFAYIPETPILYDELTLEEHLKLTAMAYGIDEKVFESRVMPLAKAFHMEKRLRWFPAHFSKGMKQKAMIMAAFLVRPSLYIIDEPFVGLDPLGIQSLLQFLQEAKKDGTGILMSTHILATAEKHCDSFVILHNGTIRAKGTLNELQEQFGMPNATLDDLYIQLTKEDGDKHVE; this comes from the coding sequence ATGACGTTACTTTCCGTTCAACAGTTGACGGGAGGATATTCCGCCAAACCTGTGTTAAAAAATATTTCGTTTGAAGTAAAGCGAGGCGAAATGGTTGGGTTAATTGGATTAAACGGTGCTGGTAAAAGTACGACGATCAAACATATTATCGGCTTAATGCGTCCTCATCAAGGATTGATTACGATTAATGGTCGTTCACTCGAGGATCAACCTGACGAATATCGCCAACAGTTTGCCTATATACCGGAAACACCAATTTTATATGATGAACTAACATTAGAAGAGCATTTAAAGCTAACGGCGATGGCATACGGAATCGATGAGAAAGTGTTTGAGTCTCGGGTGATGCCATTAGCGAAAGCGTTTCATATGGAGAAGCGACTACGTTGGTTTCCTGCTCATTTTTCAAAAGGAATGAAGCAAAAAGCAATGATTATGGCGGCCTTTTTAGTACGACCTTCATTATATATTATTGATGAGCCTTTCGTTGGTTTAGATCCTTTAGGCATTCAATCATTGCTTCAATTTCTTCAAGAGGCCAAAAAAGATGGGACAGGAATTTTAATGTCCACACATATTTTAGCAACTGCTGAGAAACATTGTGATTCGTTTGTGATTTTACATAACGGAACCATTCGAGCAAAAGGGACGTTAAACGAATTGCAGGAACAGTTTGGCATGCCCAATGCAACATTAGATGACCTCTATATCCAATTAACGAAGGAAGATGGCGATAAGCATGTGGAGTGA
- a CDS encoding ABC transporter permease yields MWSELWSKRVQYVWSDIRKYGRYMFNDHLVLVVFILFGGLLFSYQQWTETLEENFPVIVALAIVLATGLTYSPIYTLFEPADQVFLLPAENKMRPYYLKSIQWSFIIQSYILFFLWLFVLPMYKQIATVSIGHFIGILIVLLFIKGWNLFVHWNVLKLPNHTHVWIDSIVRYLINGIFIYVLLHKSLMVIGVILIFLLYGWYFQKSTTKLPLQWERLIQREEKRKMSFYRFANLFTDVPKLKGQIKRRKWADFFLRNVPFSTSKTYDFLFIRMFLRNNEYFYLVVRLTAIGSFLIWLFRDMVFGQMIVAVLFMYMTGLQLLPLWRYHRQVLWTFIYPVQSTVHMYSYLRLLRTILLIQLIVFVLVLVATGAYAVSGTVLIGQTVLIWMFVKVFAKKHVKKQEDR; encoded by the coding sequence ATGTGGAGTGAACTATGGTCGAAACGGGTGCAATACGTTTGGTCCGACATTCGGAAATATGGTCGCTACATGTTCAATGACCATCTTGTTTTAGTTGTCTTCATTTTGTTCGGTGGACTACTGTTTTCCTACCAACAATGGACGGAAACGTTAGAAGAGAACTTTCCTGTTATTGTCGCTTTGGCCATTGTGTTGGCAACGGGTTTAACGTATAGCCCGATATACACGTTATTTGAGCCGGCAGATCAAGTGTTTTTACTTCCTGCTGAAAACAAAATGCGTCCATATTATTTGAAAAGTATTCAATGGAGCTTCATCATTCAGTCGTATATTTTATTTTTTCTATGGCTGTTTGTGCTTCCAATGTACAAGCAAATAGCAACTGTTTCTATCGGTCATTTTATCGGTATTTTAATCGTCTTGTTATTCATTAAAGGATGGAACCTTTTTGTTCATTGGAACGTATTAAAGTTACCGAACCATACGCATGTGTGGATCGATTCCATTGTTCGCTATTTGATAAATGGAATATTCATTTATGTTTTGCTGCACAAGTCTTTAATGGTGATAGGCGTTATTCTCATATTCCTGTTGTACGGTTGGTATTTTCAAAAAAGTACTACGAAATTGCCATTACAATGGGAACGACTTATACAACGAGAAGAAAAGAGAAAAATGTCCTTTTACCGATTCGCCAATTTATTTACCGATGTACCAAAGTTAAAAGGACAAATTAAACGTCGGAAGTGGGCTGATTTCTTTCTTCGCAATGTCCCTTTTTCGACTTCAAAAACGTACGATTTTTTATTTATTCGGATGTTTCTTCGGAACAATGAATATTTTTATTTAGTTGTGCGGTTGACAGCCATAGGTAGTTTTTTAATATGGTTATTCCGTGATATGGTGTTCGGACAAATGATTGTTGCTGTCCTGTTTATGTATATGACCGGGTTGCAGCTTCTTCCGTTATGGAGGTATCACCGCCAAGTATTATGGACATTTATATACCCAGTTCAATCGACCGTTCATATGTACTCTTATTTACGGTTGCTACGTACGATATTACTGATTCAACTCATCGTATTCGTGCTTGTTTTAGTGGCGACTGGTGCATATGCGGTTAGTGGGACGGTCCTTATTGGGCAAACCGTGTTGATTTGGATGTTTGTTAAGGTTTTTGCGAAAAAGCATGTGAAAAAACAAGAGGATAGGTGA
- a CDS encoding EcsC family protein encodes MNEWEHLQSEVSRWRYKLLKRPTTFERFSKKTQKKVNEFIPNRVHEFITESIKKMVQVVLLGNEYVTKPFHEPVSFAEREQKVLAAKEKYKKLAIVEGAGTGAGGILLGLSDFPLLLSIKMKFLFETAALYGFDTRDQKERLFLLYVFQLAFSSQEHRARTLQMIEEWEEKKEEITDVDWYVFQQEYRDYIDFVKLLQLVPGFGAIVGAVANKQLLDHLGETAMNAYRIRWGQQLHK; translated from the coding sequence ATGAATGAGTGGGAACATCTACAGTCGGAAGTGAGCCGGTGGCGTTACAAACTTTTAAAACGACCGACGACGTTCGAACGATTTTCGAAGAAGACACAAAAAAAGGTGAACGAATTCATCCCTAATCGTGTTCACGAATTCATTACTGAGAGTATTAAAAAAATGGTCCAAGTGGTACTATTAGGAAATGAATATGTAACAAAGCCGTTTCATGAGCCCGTGTCGTTTGCTGAACGAGAACAGAAAGTGCTGGCAGCGAAAGAAAAGTATAAAAAGTTAGCAATCGTTGAGGGAGCGGGTACAGGTGCAGGGGGCATTTTGTTAGGTTTGTCCGATTTTCCACTGCTGCTCTCGATTAAAATGAAATTTTTGTTCGAAACGGCGGCCCTTTATGGATTTGACACGAGAGACCAAAAAGAACGGCTATTTCTTCTGTACGTGTTTCAACTAGCCTTTTCGAGTCAAGAACATCGGGCAAGAACATTGCAAATGATTGAAGAGTGGGAAGAGAAAAAAGAGGAAATTACCGATGTGGATTGGTATGTATTTCAACAAGAATATCGGGACTATATAGATTTTGTCAAACTCCTGCAATTGGTTCCTGGCTTTGGAGCAATCGTTGGGGCAGTAGCGAATAAACAGTTGCTCGATCATTTGGGGGAAACGGCAATGAATGCATACCGAATTCGTTGGGGGCAACAACTTCATAAATGA